The following proteins are encoded in a genomic region of Gimesia algae:
- a CDS encoding DUF1559 domain-containing protein — protein sequence MTPQKKRTGFTLVELLVIIAMITVLIALLLPAVQQARESARQSTCKDQLKQIIMALHNYHDTHGMFPAGYYTRANPGITVSGLENRATGFVMLLPFMNQSALYNLYNFDIGTGGGPDQTGGRQKIDQASFLNQTRLTVYQCPSASRGLLNLKLNPRDGHLDSSDSGSSYTSSYAFSSGNKFGNADGQFWAVYSGPPRADDMGVMTPNSGNRFHDIEDGITNTFIIGEAELNDSNTDYSGTVSLIDNQDVVARRHAFWTEGMHHSLRSTYMPPFKSIEDCVISFAPGEWRDCNYSFGSPHQGGLHMGMADGSIRFVSEYIYLATWRSMGTLSELTPDTL from the coding sequence ATGACCCCACAGAAAAAGCGGACCGGGTTCACCCTGGTCGAGCTGCTGGTGATCATTGCGATGATCACCGTTCTCATTGCACTGCTGCTGCCAGCCGTTCAACAGGCACGCGAATCCGCGAGACAATCGACCTGCAAAGATCAATTGAAACAGATCATCATGGCGCTGCACAATTATCACGACACCCACGGCATGTTTCCCGCGGGCTACTATACCCGCGCCAATCCCGGCATCACCGTTTCCGGCCTGGAAAACCGGGCCACGGGCTTTGTCATGCTGCTGCCGTTTATGAACCAGAGTGCGCTGTATAACCTTTATAACTTTGACATTGGCACGGGAGGTGGCCCTGATCAGACCGGTGGCAGGCAGAAAATTGACCAGGCTTCTTTTTTGAATCAGACCAGGCTGACCGTTTATCAATGCCCATCGGCTTCGCGCGGACTCCTCAACCTCAAGCTTAACCCGCGCGATGGCCATCTGGATTCCTCCGACTCCGGTTCGTCCTATACCAGCAGTTATGCCTTCAGTTCAGGCAACAAATTCGGTAACGCTGACGGTCAATTCTGGGCCGTCTATTCCGGGCCTCCCCGCGCGGACGATATGGGTGTGATGACGCCTAACAGTGGAAATCGCTTTCATGATATCGAAGACGGAATCACCAACACGTTCATCATCGGTGAAGCCGAACTCAATGATTCCAACACGGATTATTCCGGAACGGTCTCGCTAATCGATAACCAGGATGTCGTTGCGCGCCGACACGCTTTCTGGACCGAAGGCATGCACCATTCTCTTCGATCAACATATATGCCTCCGTTTAAATCAATCGAAGACTGTGTCATCTCGTTTGCGCCGGGAGAATGGCGTGATTGTAATTATTCGTTCGGCAGCCCGCATCAGGGTGGTCTGCACATGGGAATGGCTGACGGTTCAATTCGTTTCGTCAGTGAGTACATCTATCTCGCCACCTGGAGATCAATGGGCACCTTGAGCGAACTGACACCGGATACGCTGTGA
- a CDS encoding efflux RND transporter periplasmic adaptor subunit, producing the protein MTTEESSSIENLWQEIEELVLGLAQLARTDISSQKFYSELLDRAVKGMSAQGGVLWVTDAAGKLEARQQRGTHPETNAGASLDEQEIEQHRLLLREALHAQRPATIEPQGRWSEQHRGVNPLDNNLILCPVSIEAHPSPQIGLLEIVHHPPRSFSAQEGYVRFISALCEISDDFCQHSQLQKLRELETLWEQFERFSEHVHLHLNTEQTAFIIANEGRILIDCDRLSVLQKTGKSHQLISASGVEGIERRSETVQRLEALVTAILSLNRPYWIMEAEEKYPPQIAAPLHAYLDLAGSRALMIFPLSHIIQETTDDSADANSHVDKSQLTVGAIVIEQFHEVSSSHTVLERALAVSRHGGTALFNSLQFESFPFYPLLKHWSYSPLRKKQLTGRKLMMTALILAVISAVLILTPADFKIEGTGSLQPVEQQNVFATADGVVDEILVRQGKQVSADSTLITLRDSDLELESSRVRGEIQTSQKRLAVIEASLLELNPTDATARQQASRLTGEQEELNERLKSLEEQSKLLKNQQETLTLKSPIKGEVLTWDLQEKLLARPVQRGQRLLTVADLNGPWVLKMQVPDSEIGHVLAAQRESKEPLSVSFLLLTDPDQTYQGTIEKIAATAEPDADGKPVVQITVKLDHETIKGLRPGASVLPQIDCGTRSLGYVWLRRLFETVQREIFFF; encoded by the coding sequence ATGACGACTGAAGAATCATCTTCAATTGAGAACCTCTGGCAAGAGATTGAAGAGCTTGTACTGGGACTGGCCCAACTCGCGCGCACCGATATTTCGAGCCAGAAATTTTATTCGGAACTTCTGGACCGCGCTGTAAAAGGTATGTCTGCGCAAGGGGGAGTACTCTGGGTTACTGACGCTGCTGGCAAACTGGAAGCCCGGCAACAGCGGGGCACCCATCCGGAAACCAACGCAGGCGCGTCTCTGGATGAACAGGAAATAGAACAGCATCGCCTGTTGCTGCGGGAAGCATTACACGCACAGCGACCTGCCACCATCGAACCACAGGGACGCTGGTCAGAGCAACATCGGGGCGTCAACCCTCTGGATAATAATCTGATTCTGTGCCCGGTCTCTATCGAAGCGCACCCGTCTCCGCAGATCGGACTGCTGGAAATCGTGCATCACCCTCCCCGCTCATTTTCAGCGCAGGAGGGATACGTCAGATTCATCAGCGCACTATGTGAAATCTCAGATGATTTCTGCCAGCATAGCCAGTTGCAGAAACTGCGCGAACTGGAAACGCTCTGGGAACAGTTCGAACGTTTCTCCGAACACGTTCATCTCCATTTAAATACAGAGCAGACCGCGTTCATCATCGCCAATGAAGGGCGGATCCTGATCGACTGTGACCGTCTGTCCGTTTTGCAGAAAACCGGTAAGTCACACCAGTTAATCTCTGCCAGCGGCGTAGAAGGCATCGAACGCCGCTCGGAAACCGTCCAGCGACTGGAAGCCCTGGTGACTGCGATTCTCTCCCTGAACCGTCCTTACTGGATCATGGAGGCGGAGGAAAAGTACCCGCCTCAAATCGCAGCGCCACTACACGCCTACCTGGATCTCGCCGGTTCCCGGGCTCTGATGATCTTCCCGCTTTCGCATATCATTCAGGAAACCACCGATGATTCTGCCGACGCGAATAGCCATGTTGATAAAAGCCAGCTGACCGTCGGGGCAATTGTAATCGAACAGTTCCACGAAGTCTCGTCCAGCCACACCGTTCTGGAACGGGCCCTGGCGGTCTCTCGGCATGGCGGAACGGCATTATTTAATTCGCTGCAGTTCGAGAGTTTTCCCTTTTATCCGCTATTGAAACACTGGTCGTATTCCCCGCTCAGAAAAAAACAGCTGACGGGCCGCAAGCTGATGATGACGGCATTGATTCTGGCAGTCATCTCAGCCGTGCTGATCCTGACGCCGGCTGACTTCAAAATCGAAGGCACCGGAAGCCTGCAACCCGTTGAACAACAAAACGTATTTGCGACGGCAGACGGCGTTGTCGATGAGATCCTCGTCCGGCAAGGGAAACAGGTTTCCGCAGACAGTACACTGATTACATTGCGCGACTCCGATCTGGAACTGGAATCCAGCCGGGTGCGCGGCGAAATCCAAACCTCGCAGAAAAGGCTCGCTGTTATCGAGGCCTCACTCCTGGAACTGAACCCCACCGATGCCACCGCGCGACAACAGGCCAGTCGTCTGACAGGCGAGCAGGAAGAACTCAACGAGCGACTGAAGAGTCTGGAGGAACAGTCGAAGCTGCTCAAAAATCAGCAGGAGACACTCACGCTCAAAAGCCCCATCAAGGGGGAAGTCCTGACCTGGGACTTACAGGAGAAACTGCTCGCACGCCCCGTACAACGCGGACAACGACTGTTGACGGTCGCCGACCTCAATGGCCCGTGGGTCTTAAAAATGCAAGTACCCGACTCGGAAATCGGTCATGTGCTGGCAGCACAACGGGAGAGCAAGGAACCGTTGTCCGTCTCCTTCCTGCTGCTGACTGATCCCGATCAGACCTATCAGGGAACCATTGAGAAAATTGCCGCGACCGCAGAACCCGATGCAGACGGCAAACCAGTTGTGCAGATCACGGTCAAGCTGGATCATGAAACCATTAAAGGACTCCGTCCCGGCGCTTCGGTTCTTCCCCAGATCGACTGTGGCACGCGATCACTGGGTTATGTCTGGCTCAGGCGATTGTTCGAAACCGTGCAGCGCGAAATCTTTTTCTTTTAA
- a CDS encoding cytochrome c3 family protein, whose protein sequence is MDRFLFPKWVNTIVPVLGALGAIGALYVVGMVAFGASPETTDVGYQPEQPLPFSHKLHAGKLKLDCRYCHNTVEVAGHAAIPPTKTCLNCHSGADANGVVNTVSIHSTSSKLAPIRESQATGKSMQWRRVHDLPDYVYFNHSAHVRRGVSCVSCHGRVDKMDVVTQVKPLSMGWCLECHRHPEPNLRPPEFVTKLDWKAEGDPLEVGEQVRKELNLNPSSNCSTCHR, encoded by the coding sequence ATGGATCGTTTTCTGTTTCCTAAATGGGTGAATACAATTGTTCCGGTGCTGGGTGCGCTGGGTGCGATTGGCGCCTTGTATGTGGTTGGTATGGTTGCCTTTGGGGCCAGTCCTGAAACGACGGACGTCGGCTATCAGCCCGAACAGCCACTCCCGTTCAGTCATAAATTGCACGCCGGCAAGCTCAAGCTGGACTGCCGCTACTGCCACAATACCGTTGAAGTGGCCGGGCATGCTGCGATTCCTCCTACCAAGACCTGTCTTAATTGCCACAGTGGGGCTGATGCGAATGGTGTTGTGAATACGGTTTCCATTCACTCTACCAGTTCCAAGCTGGCTCCGATTCGGGAAAGTCAGGCGACGGGGAAATCAATGCAGTGGCGTCGCGTGCATGACCTGCCTGACTACGTTTACTTTAATCATAGTGCTCATGTCCGTCGGGGTGTGAGTTGTGTTTCCTGTCATGGTCGCGTCGACAAAATGGATGTCGTGACTCAGGTTAAGCCGTTGAGTATGGGTTGGTGTCTGGAATGTCACCGACACCCGGAACCTAATCTTCGTCCGCCCGAGTTTGTGACGAAGCTTGACTGGAAGGCTGAGGGGGATCCGCTTGAAGTAGGCGAGCAGGTTCGTAAAGAACTGAATTTGAATCCTTCATCTAATTGTTCTACGTGTCACCGCTAA
- the infC gene encoding translation initiation factor IF-3, with amino-acid sequence METTQRLNDQIRISPVRVIDQDGEQLGVIPTAEALKLAMDANLDLVEVASDAKPPVCRIMDYGKLKYERKKKTSKNTKQHQVQLKEIRMRPKIGKHDIEFKLKSARKFLEQKDKVKFNIMFRGRENAHHELGRTILGDIQEQLTEIAKVEQAPTMASGRNMIMVLAPR; translated from the coding sequence ATCGAAACAACGCAGAGACTTAATGACCAGATTCGGATCAGTCCGGTACGGGTCATTGATCAAGACGGGGAGCAGTTAGGGGTGATTCCTACCGCAGAAGCTTTAAAGTTGGCAATGGACGCCAACCTGGATCTGGTTGAAGTCGCCTCGGATGCCAAACCCCCGGTCTGTCGGATTATGGATTATGGTAAGCTGAAGTACGAGCGTAAAAAGAAGACCAGCAAAAATACCAAGCAGCATCAGGTTCAGCTGAAAGAAATTCGGATGCGTCCGAAAATCGGGAAGCACGATATTGAGTTCAAACTGAAAAGTGCCCGTAAATTTCTGGAACAGAAAGATAAGGTCAAATTCAATATCATGTTCCGGGGGCGCGAAAATGCGCACCATGAACTTGGTCGAACCATCCTGGGAGATATCCAGGAGCAGCTTACCGAGATCGCCAAAGTAGAGCAGGCCCCGACCATGGCCAGTGGACGAAACATGATCATGGTACTTGCGCCCCGCTGA
- a CDS encoding Gfo/Idh/MocA family protein, producing MSKRVRWGILSTAKIGTVQVIPAMQKGSFCEIAALASRNQEQAETVASQLGIPRAYGSYEALLADPEIDAIYNPLPNHLHVPWSIKAIEAGKHVLCEKPIGLSSAEGQQLLDCATAHPEIKVMEAFMYRHHPQWQLTKKLIQEGTIGELRTIQSFFSYFNNDPGNIRNQRDIGGGGLMDIGCYPISLSRFIFDEEPQRVSGIVEFDEQLGTDRLASAIMDFGRGTATFTCSTQLNPYQRVHIHGTTGRIEIEIPFNAPIDRPCKIWHQTGADIKERELEICSQYTIQGDLFSQAILNQSPVPTPLTDAIANMKVIEAVLESNRSGSWISL from the coding sequence ATGAGCAAGCGCGTTCGCTGGGGCATTCTAAGTACTGCAAAAATCGGCACCGTCCAGGTCATTCCCGCCATGCAGAAGGGTTCTTTCTGCGAGATCGCCGCGCTGGCCTCCCGCAATCAGGAACAGGCTGAAACAGTCGCCAGCCAACTGGGAATTCCGCGTGCTTATGGCTCTTATGAAGCGCTGCTGGCAGACCCGGAAATCGACGCCATCTATAACCCGCTGCCGAATCACCTGCATGTCCCCTGGTCCATCAAAGCGATCGAAGCAGGCAAACATGTGTTGTGTGAAAAACCGATCGGGCTGTCCTCTGCTGAAGGCCAGCAGCTGCTTGACTGCGCGACTGCTCATCCGGAAATCAAGGTGATGGAAGCTTTCATGTACCGCCATCACCCGCAGTGGCAGTTGACAAAAAAATTGATACAGGAGGGTACGATCGGCGAACTGCGCACAATCCAGTCTTTCTTCTCCTACTTCAACAACGATCCAGGCAACATCCGTAATCAACGCGACATCGGTGGGGGCGGACTGATGGATATTGGCTGCTACCCGATCTCGCTCTCGCGATTTATCTTTGATGAAGAACCGCAGCGAGTCTCCGGCATCGTGGAATTTGACGAACAACTGGGCACGGACCGCCTGGCGTCAGCGATCATGGATTTTGGCAGAGGAACCGCCACGTTCACCTGCTCCACACAGCTCAACCCCTATCAACGGGTTCACATCCATGGCACGACCGGGCGGATCGAAATTGAAATCCCGTTCAACGCCCCCATCGATCGTCCTTGTAAAATCTGGCATCAGACAGGGGCAGACATCAAAGAGAGGGAACTGGAAATCTGCAGCCAGTATACCATACAAGGCGATCTGTTTTCGCAGGCCATCCTCAATCAGTCACCGGTTCCGACTCCGCTGACGGATGCCATCGCGAATATGAAAGTCATCGAAGCAGTACTGGAAAGCAATCGAAGTGGGTCCTGGATTTCGCTGTAG
- a CDS encoding TolC family protein — protein MNCFIARMMLLFAAVVLLGPGCSRFLSNSLQEEFVESDETYQRAVTQIEYPNVEEIDEGDTIGTQMPATVSSSATPVYWDLSLQEAVKMALQSSKVLGDVGGIALNTPAGVHTKYDAAITEADPRYGVAGALSAYDTTLSASTYFEKNDKALNNVFFGGGTRLLRQDAMVVQAQLTKRAMTGTEFTLRDYIDYDANNSPGNQFPHAYQNNIEMEFRHPLMQGGGISFNQIAGPSGTPGVINGVIIARINTDISLGEFEISVRDMVSDVENAYWDLYFGYRDLDAKIMARDSALETWRRIHALYENGRRGGEAEKEAQAREQYFRYQAEVENALSGRLLNGTHTNNGSQGGTFQSNHGVYVAERRLRMLMGIPINDGRLIRPADEPSLAKVEFNWEETLVESLERRPEIRRQRWQIKKRELELEANKNFLKPELDLIGRYRWRGFGKNFLAEGSNVGEFDGALNSLFDGNLQEWQMGIELSVPLGKRQAHAAMRQAELLLARDRAILHEQERAIVQSLSNAISDVDRAYAVLQTTFNRRHAARQEVAAVEAAYESDNATLDLLLEAQRRQAEADGSYYRSLVEYSLAIKNVQFEKGSLLAYNNIYLAEGGWPEKAYMDAAERDRLRGHVRKIADAPEYTGALSQGVYPQLLTPGEVPVEPMQPTPQSVEPTPEPVTDNFMPPAVPGVTQNVSGNPELIQSIDFNETPGAEKPIQNLEGTSLENKPEAYFAPRSMVPPRPESGYQPDGSADGFNPLPVQEPQAGITMLPAQNQSQGSSPLKEVPDSTPTLRSALQNQTLKFPLKDHSGSQDPFKDYRDAGPRWEPVPIPETKQRNLKDFSGEVKRFPVKESN, from the coding sequence ATGAACTGTTTCATAGCCCGGATGATGCTCCTGTTTGCCGCAGTAGTGCTGCTGGGCCCAGGGTGCAGTCGTTTCCTGAGCAATTCATTGCAGGAAGAGTTTGTGGAAAGCGATGAGACTTATCAGCGCGCCGTGACTCAGATTGAGTATCCCAATGTGGAAGAGATTGATGAAGGTGATACCATTGGCACACAGATGCCAGCGACTGTTTCCAGTTCTGCCACTCCTGTTTACTGGGATCTGTCTCTGCAGGAAGCGGTCAAAATGGCATTGCAGAGTTCAAAAGTTCTGGGTGATGTGGGCGGAATCGCGTTAAATACGCCTGCCGGGGTTCACACCAAATACGATGCTGCGATTACGGAAGCAGACCCCCGCTATGGTGTTGCCGGCGCATTAAGTGCCTACGATACCACGCTGTCTGCCAGCACTTACTTTGAGAAAAACGATAAAGCATTAAACAACGTCTTCTTCGGTGGTGGAACGCGCCTGTTGCGACAGGATGCGATGGTTGTCCAGGCACAGTTGACCAAACGTGCCATGACCGGAACCGAATTTACTCTGCGTGATTACATTGACTACGATGCCAATAACTCACCAGGTAACCAGTTTCCGCATGCCTACCAGAACAATATCGAAATGGAGTTTCGTCACCCGCTGATGCAGGGTGGGGGGATCAGTTTCAATCAGATTGCCGGCCCCAGTGGTACACCCGGTGTGATCAATGGTGTGATTATCGCCCGCATCAATACCGATATCAGCCTCGGAGAATTTGAAATCTCCGTGCGTGATATGGTGAGTGATGTGGAGAATGCTTACTGGGATCTCTACTTCGGCTACCGTGATCTGGATGCCAAAATCATGGCCCGTGATTCTGCGCTGGAAACCTGGCGTCGAATTCATGCGTTGTATGAGAATGGTCGTCGTGGTGGCGAAGCAGAAAAAGAAGCCCAGGCCCGCGAACAGTATTTCCGCTATCAGGCTGAAGTCGAAAATGCATTAAGCGGTCGGCTGCTGAATGGAACGCATACAAACAATGGCAGCCAGGGTGGAACCTTTCAAAGTAATCATGGTGTCTATGTTGCCGAGCGTCGTTTGCGCATGCTGATGGGAATTCCCATTAACGATGGACGTTTAATTCGTCCGGCAGACGAACCTTCGCTGGCCAAGGTCGAATTCAACTGGGAAGAAACACTGGTCGAATCCCTGGAACGTCGTCCAGAAATTCGTCGTCAACGCTGGCAGATTAAAAAACGTGAACTCGAACTGGAAGCCAACAAGAACTTCCTGAAACCGGAACTGGACCTGATCGGTCGCTATCGCTGGCGTGGGTTTGGTAAAAATTTCCTGGCAGAAGGTTCAAATGTGGGTGAGTTTGATGGTGCATTGAATTCACTATTCGATGGCAATCTGCAGGAATGGCAGATGGGGATTGAGCTTTCTGTCCCATTGGGAAAACGACAGGCACATGCCGCCATGCGACAGGCTGAACTGCTGCTGGCCCGGGATCGTGCGATTCTGCATGAACAGGAACGCGCTATCGTACAAAGTTTAAGCAATGCCATTTCTGATGTGGATCGTGCTTACGCGGTTTTGCAGACCACGTTCAACAGACGTCACGCCGCGCGGCAGGAAGTTGCCGCCGTTGAGGCTGCCTATGAATCTGATAATGCAACGCTGGATCTGCTGCTTGAAGCACAACGCCGCCAGGCCGAAGCGGATGGCAGCTATTACCGTTCACTGGTGGAATATTCTCTGGCGATCAAGAACGTTCAATTTGAAAAAGGTTCGCTGCTGGCATACAACAATATTTATCTAGCCGAAGGAGGCTGGCCTGAAAAAGCCTACATGGATGCTGCCGAACGCGATCGTCTGCGAGGCCATGTCCGGAAAATTGCGGATGCTCCTGAATACACGGGTGCCCTGTCCCAGGGGGTCTATCCACAACTGCTGACTCCCGGTGAGGTGCCGGTAGAACCGATGCAGCCAACTCCGCAATCAGTAGAGCCGACTCCGGAACCAGTGACTGACAACTTCATGCCTCCCGCCGTTCCCGGCGTGACGCAGAACGTATCAGGAAATCCAGAACTGATTCAATCCATCGATTTTAATGAGACGCCCGGTGCAGAAAAACCAATTCAGAATCTGGAAGGAACCAGTTTAGAGAATAAACCCGAGGCGTATTTTGCACCCCGATCCATGGTTCCCCCTCGTCCCGAGTCTGGATACCAGCCGGACGGGAGTGCAGACGGTTTCAATCCTCTGCCAGTGCAAGAACCGCAGGCTGGTATTACAATGTTACCAGCTCAGAACCAGTCGCAGGGGAGTTCACCATTGAAAGAGGTACCTGATTCGACACCGACACTGCGATCCGCCTTGCAGAATCAGACTCTGAAATTCCCGCTGAAAGACCATTCCGGCAGTCAGGATCCTTTTAAAGATTACCGGGACGCAGGGCCACGTTGGGAACCAGTACCCATTCCAGAGACAAAACAGCGGAATTTGAAGGACTTTTCTGGCGAAGTGAAACGATTTCCCGTGAAAGAGTCAAATTAA
- a CDS encoding TAT-variant-translocated molybdopterin oxidoreductase — protein sequence MDKKYWRSLGELHSAPEFEEVLHREFPVAASEYPEGVSRRRWMQIMGASVALAGVTGCHWEDEKISPSVSRPEGLIPGEPQKFATFMELGGQAESLLVTCYDGRPIKVEGNPDSPQSQGASSVFAQSETLSLYDPDRAVGVVEYKENARYGRDWGTFFEYSDTVLGQARKSDGAKLRVLADVSSSAARKALQEKFADLYPKSKWYDYTACSRDNVYAGAKLAFGEVVRPQFDLTKANIIVCLDEDLLSEHPASLKHTRDWASRRDPAAGPMNRLYVVESRFTTTGISADHRLPTRSVDMGPFLSKLETQVQAGLSGKKAQAAGDDYADKVLVAMAEDLVANQGSSLIAIGSSQPAELQARVHKLNEQLGNVGEAVKYSKEPLARDLTAVEALRTLTDEMQSGAVDTLIILGGNPAYNAPGDIDFVTALSKVPNAVHLGEYEDETSLLCKWHLPKTHPFEQWGDSRSYDGTLCVGQPLIEPLHDGKSEVELLAILCGDRHPVALDLIKEAVKGSLDSMAVNASWRRVVHDGLLKGSSLEAVSPKVKELPPAKVVEAGEEDLELVFYASPQLYDGRFANSGWLQETPDSLTKITWDNAAILAPKTADDLGVEFGSVVKLILDGKSIELPVYVLPGQAPNSVAVALGYGRTAAGLVGGDVARDVKPVGENIAALQAKGAVDFKAGLKVEKTGKTYELAVTQDHHAIDAVGQGEIKGRVGQLVREGDLSEYEEDPDFAKSRTHHPDLISLWDENKDGKPVYQELSYEGQAWGMSIDLSKCIGCNACSVACQAENNVPVVGREQVINSREMHWLRIDRYFTGDDVDNPGVSIQPMLCQQCELAPCEQVCPVAATVHTDEGLNDMVYNRCVGTRYCANNCPYKVRRFNYFNFNKIYEEPRGKLQALVLNPEVTVRHRGVMEKCTYCVQRIKSVQIVAKNEQRPIEDGEIVTACQQACSANAIEFGDLANENTRVAKAHANPRSYAVLSELNIKPRTSYMARILNPHPSLAQPKSEGHGHGHAEEHAEADHAKKAEKH from the coding sequence GTGGATAAAAAGTATTGGCGAAGTCTGGGTGAGTTGCATTCCGCGCCGGAGTTTGAAGAAGTTTTACATCGTGAGTTTCCAGTAGCAGCTTCCGAGTACCCGGAAGGGGTTTCGCGTCGTCGCTGGATGCAGATTATGGGTGCCTCTGTTGCCCTGGCTGGAGTAACAGGCTGTCATTGGGAAGATGAGAAAATTTCTCCCAGTGTTTCACGGCCCGAGGGTTTGATCCCCGGCGAGCCTCAAAAGTTTGCCACCTTTATGGAACTGGGTGGTCAGGCGGAAAGTCTGCTGGTGACCTGCTACGATGGTCGACCCATCAAGGTGGAGGGGAATCCCGACTCTCCCCAGAGTCAGGGTGCTTCTTCTGTGTTTGCGCAGTCCGAAACGCTTTCACTGTACGATCCCGATCGCGCTGTCGGTGTGGTTGAGTACAAGGAAAATGCACGTTACGGCCGTGACTGGGGCACCTTTTTTGAGTATTCCGATACCGTGCTGGGTCAGGCGCGAAAGAGTGATGGGGCAAAACTGCGGGTGCTGGCTGATGTCAGTTCTTCCGCTGCCCGCAAAGCGTTGCAGGAGAAGTTTGCAGACCTGTATCCCAAATCCAAATGGTATGACTACACTGCCTGCTCGCGAGATAATGTTTACGCAGGGGCAAAGCTGGCGTTCGGAGAAGTGGTTCGTCCGCAATTCGATCTGACCAAGGCGAATATCATTGTCTGCCTGGATGAGGACCTGCTTTCCGAGCATCCTGCCTCCCTCAAGCATACGCGGGACTGGGCGAGCCGTCGTGATCCTGCTGCCGGGCCAATGAATCGCCTGTATGTAGTAGAAAGCCGCTTTACTACAACAGGAATTTCTGCAGATCACCGTCTGCCTACCCGTTCGGTGGATATGGGGCCGTTCCTGTCCAAGCTGGAAACACAGGTGCAGGCCGGTCTGTCAGGCAAGAAGGCGCAAGCCGCTGGCGACGATTACGCTGACAAGGTTCTGGTCGCCATGGCTGAAGACCTGGTGGCCAATCAGGGTTCCAGTCTGATCGCCATTGGATCAAGTCAGCCCGCGGAACTGCAGGCACGCGTTCATAAATTGAACGAACAGCTGGGCAACGTGGGAGAAGCCGTCAAGTACTCCAAAGAGCCGCTGGCCCGTGATCTGACCGCCGTCGAAGCACTACGGACACTGACCGACGAAATGCAGTCTGGTGCAGTAGATACATTGATTATTCTCGGCGGAAATCCTGCTTATAATGCACCCGGCGATATTGATTTTGTGACCGCGCTGTCCAAGGTTCCGAACGCGGTTCATCTCGGCGAATATGAAGACGAAACTTCACTGCTGTGTAAGTGGCATCTGCCCAAAACACATCCCTTCGAACAGTGGGGCGATTCCCGCTCTTATGATGGAACGCTCTGTGTTGGCCAGCCTCTGATTGAGCCTTTGCATGATGGCAAGTCGGAAGTCGAACTGCTGGCGATTCTGTGTGGTGACAGGCATCCGGTTGCCCTCGATCTGATCAAAGAGGCCGTGAAAGGTTCTCTCGATTCGATGGCCGTAAATGCTTCCTGGCGACGTGTCGTGCACGATGGTCTCCTCAAGGGAAGTTCGCTGGAAGCCGTTTCGCCGAAGGTCAAAGAGTTGCCTCCTGCCAAAGTTGTCGAAGCAGGAGAAGAAGATCTGGAACTGGTGTTTTATGCCAGTCCTCAGTTGTACGATGGTCGCTTCGCCAACAGTGGCTGGCTACAGGAAACCCCTGACAGCCTCACTAAAATTACCTGGGATAACGCTGCGATTCTGGCTCCGAAAACCGCCGATGATCTGGGCGTTGAGTTCGGCTCCGTTGTCAAGCTGATTCTGGATGGTAAGTCGATTGAGTTGCCCGTCTATGTGTTGCCCGGTCAGGCCCCCAATTCAGTTGCCGTCGCTCTGGGTTACGGACGCACTGCCGCTGGTCTGGTTGGCGGCGATGTTGCCCGCGATGTGAAGCCGGTGGGCGAAAATATTGCTGCTCTGCAGGCTAAAGGGGCCGTCGATTTCAAGGCCGGTCTGAAAGTCGAAAAAACCGGCAAGACCTATGAACTGGCGGTTACTCAGGATCACCACGCAATCGACGCAGTCGGCCAGGGTGAAATCAAAGGTCGTGTTGGCCAGTTGGTGCGTGAAGGGGATCTCTCTGAGTACGAAGAGGATCCTGATTTTGCCAAAAGCCGCACTCATCATCCGGATCTGATCTCCTTGTGGGATGAAAATAAGGATGGGAAACCGGTCTACCAGGAGCTGTCCTATGAAGGTCAGGCCTGGGGGATGTCGATCGACCTCTCCAAATGCATTGGCTGTAATGCCTGTTCGGTTGCCTGTCAGGCGGAAAACAATGTTCCGGTTGTGGGTCGCGAGCAGGTGATCAACAGTCGTGAAATGCACTGGCTGCGGATCGATCGTTACTTCACCGGGGATGATGTGGATAACCCAGGTGTCTCCATTCAACCGATGTTGTGTCAGCAGTGTGAACTGGCTCCCTGTGAACAGGTTTGCCCGGTTGCCGCGACAGTGCACACCGACGAAGGTCTGAACGACATGGTTTACAACCGCTGTGTCGGTACCCGTTACTGTGCCAACAACTGTCCTTACAAAGTGCGTCGCTTCAACTACTTCAACTTCAATAAAATTTATGAAGAGCCTCGTGGTAAGCTGCAGGCTCTGGTGTTGAATCCGGAAGTGACCGTCCGTCATCGTGGGGTCATGGAAAAATGTACCTATTGTGTGCAGCGGATCAAGTCGGTTCAGATCGTTGCCAAAAACGAACAGCGTCCGATTGAAGATGGTGAAATCGTCACCGCCTGCCAGCAGGCCTGTTCCGCGAATGCGATTGAATTTGGTGACCTGGCTAACGAGAATACCCGCGTTGCCAAAGCACACGCCAATCCGCGTTCTTATGCGGTGCTGTCTGAATTGAATATTAAACCGAGAACGTCTTACATGGCCCGTATTTTGAATCCGCATCCTTCGCTGGCACAGCCAAAATCAGAAGGTCACGGACACGGTCATGCAGAAGAGCACGCTGAAGCGGATCATGCAAAAAAGGCAGAAAAGCACTAA